A genomic stretch from Anticarsia gemmatalis isolate Benzon Research Colony breed Stoneville strain chromosome 26, ilAntGemm2 primary, whole genome shotgun sequence includes:
- the LOC142984221 gene encoding uncharacterized protein LOC142984221, with product MVNFSTTLITITILCSTYSYANNEDVSQETDIKIRSTSERKPHVRSLDINASKMREFPVDPWKPLRKHPSKIDKKIKPLLRNLADSTREQDIPEVRRLIFLSQSIGRLMKRIVANEGIVDRNSVDYKKAEGFVKRAVDGIDIKDTNSLVAAANMLYKKMSVQKLKIFMIISNGVSLFNG from the exons ATGGTGAACTTTTCAACAACAC TTATCACCATCACCATACTATGTTCAACATACTCGTACGCAAACAACGAAGATGTCTCTCAAGAGACTGACATCAAAATAAGATCGACATCAGAACGCAAGCCACATGTACGATCCTTGGACATCAATGCGTCAAAAATGAGAGAATTTCCCGTCGATCCTTGGAAACCACTAAGAAAACATCCTTCTAAAATTGACAAGAAAATTAAGCCATTGCTAAGAAACCTTGCGGATTCAACGAGAGAACAAGATATTCCTGAAGTGAGaaggttaatatttttatctcaatCTATAGGGAGATTGATGAAACGTATTGTTGCTAATGAAGGAATAGTTGATAGGAACTCGGTGGATTATAAGAAAGCTGAAGGATTTGTAAAGAGAGCTGTTGATGGTATAGATATAAAAGATACAAATTCCCTAGTAGCGGCCGCTAATATGTTGTACAAGAAGATGTCTGTACAAAAGTTGAAGATTTTCATGATTATTAGCAATGGAGTTTCATTATTCAATGGATAA